One region of Brassica napus cultivar Da-Ae chromosome A10, Da-Ae, whole genome shotgun sequence genomic DNA includes:
- the LOC106372155 gene encoding chaperone protein ClpB3, chloroplastic-like — MATAKTTATAAFSGIVGGVGSDSRKVSSFSHLQPSVAFPAKPTSFKALKLKQSARLTRRLQHQPFVVRCEASSNGRLTQQEFTEMAWQSIVSSPDVAKENKQQIVETEHLMKALLEQKNGLARRIFSKIGVDNTKVLEATDKFIQRQPKVYGEAAGSMLGRDLEGLFQRARQYKKDLGDSYVSVEHLVLAFVDDKRFGKQLFRDFQISEKSLKTAIESIRGKQSVIDQDPEGKYEALEKYGKDLTAMAREGKLDPVIGRDDEIRRCIQILSRRTKNNPVLIGEPGVGKTAISEGLAQRIVQGDVPQALMNRKLISLDMGALIAGAKYRGEFEDRLKAVLKEVTDSEGQTILFIDEIHTVVGAGATNGAMDAGNLLKPMLGRGELRCIGATTLDEYRKYIEKDPALERRFQQVYVDQPTVEDTVSILRGLRERYELHHGVRISDSALVEAAILSDRYISGRFLPDKAIDLVDEAAAKLKMEITSKPTALDELDRAVIKLEMERLSLTNDTDKASRERLNRIETELVLLKEKQAELTEQWEHERSVMSRLQSIKEEIDRVNLEIQQAEREYDLNRAAELKYGSLNSLQRQLNEAEKELNEYLSSGKSMFREEVLGSDIAEIVSKWTGIPVSKLQQSERDKLLHLEEELHRRVIGQNPAVTAVAEAIQRSRAGLSDPGRPIASFMFMGPTGVGKTELAKALASYLFNTEEALVRIDMSEYMEKHAVSRLIGAPPGYVGYEEGGQLTEVVRRRPYSVILFDEIEKAHGDVFNVFLQILDDGRVTDSQGRTVSFTNTVIIMTSNVGSQYILNNNADDEGSELGYETIKQRVMDAARSIFRPEFMNRVDEYIVFQPLDREQINRIVRLQLARVQKRIADRKMKIEITDAAVDLLGSLGYDPNYGARPVKRVIQQNIENELAKGILRGDFKEEDGILIDTEVTAFSNGQLPQQKLTFKKIASETADAEKEEEEAFSKQSN, encoded by the exons ATGGCGACGGCTAAGACGACTGCAACGGCGGCGTTTAGTGGTATCGTCGGCGGCGTAGGATCAGACTCCCGAAAGGTTTCCTCTTTCTCTCACCTCCAACCTTCCGTGGCTTTCCCGGCGAAGCCCACTTCCTTCAAAGCACTGAAACTAAAGCAGAGCGCGAGGCTCACTCGAAGACTTCAACATCAACCGTTCGTCGTCCGATGCGAAGCTTCTTCTAACGGAAGG CTTACACAGCAAGAGTTCACAGAGATGGCGTGGCAATCGATAGTCTCTTCACCAGACGTGGCTAAAGAGAACAAGCAGCAGATCGTGGAGACGGAGCATCTTATGAAAGCTCTTTTGGAGCAGAAGAACGGTTTAGCTCGAAGGATCTTCTCTAAGATCGGTGTGGATAACACTAAGGTTTTGGAAGCGACGGATAAGTTCATTCAACGGCAGCCAAAGGTGTATGGAGAAGCTGCTGGTTCGATGTTGGGGCGTGATTTGGAAGGTTTGTTTCAGAGGGCGAGACAGTATAAGAAAGACTTGGGGGACTCTTATGTCTCTGTGGAGCATTTGGTTCTTGCTTTTGTTGATGACAAGCGGTTTGGGAAACAGCTGTTTAGGGATTTTCAGATATCTGAGAAGAGTTTGAAAACTGCTATTGAGTCTATTAGAGGGAAACAATCAGTCATTGACCAAG ATCCGGAAGGCAAGTATGAGGCGTTGGAGAAGTATGGTAAAGATTTGACAGCGATGGCGAGAGAAGGGAAGCTTGATCCTGTGATTGGAAGAGATGATGAGATCCGTAGATGCATTCAGATTCTCTCAAGGAGGACTAAAAATAACCCTGTGTTGATCGGTGAACCTGGTGTTGGTAAAACCGCAATCTCAGAAGG ACTTGCTCAGAGGATTGTGCAAGGAGATGTACCTCAAGCATTGATGAACAGAAAG TTGATATCTCTTGATATGGGGGCACTTATTGCTGGAGCAAAGTATCGAGGAGAGTTCGAAGATAGACTAAAGGCTGTACTTAAGGAGGTCACAGACTCAGAAGGCCAAACTATTCTGTTCATCGATGAGATACACACAGTTGTTGGTGCAG GTGCTACTAATGGGGCAATGGATGCTGGTAATCTACTAAAACCAATGTTGGGTCGAGGCGAGCTAAGATGCATCGGCGCAACAACGCTTGATGAATATAGAAAGTACATAGAGAAAGATCCAGCCTTGGAACGCAGGTTTCAACAGGTTTACGTTGATCAACCTACCGTGGAAGACACGGTTTCGATCCTCCGCGGTTTGAGAGAAAGATACGAACTTCATCACGGAGTTCGCATCTCCGACAGTGCTCTAGTGGAAGCCGCTATTCTCTCTGACCGTTACATCAGCGGCCGGTTCCTACCTGACAAAG cGATTGACTTGGTTGATGAAGCAGCAGCCAAACTAAAAATGGAAATCACTTCAAAACCAACAGCTCTCGACGAGCTTGACCGCGCGGTGATCAAGCTCGAAATGGAGAGACTCTCACTCACCAACGACACAGACAAAGCTTCAAGAGAGAGACTAAACCGAATCGAAACGGAGTTAGTCTTGCTAAAGGAGAAGCAAGCCGAGTTAACCGAGCAGTGGGAGCACGAGAGGTCCGTCATGTCCCGTCTCCAGTCCATCAAAGAGGAGATAGATCGTGTCAACCTCGAGATCCAGCAAGCGGAGCGCGAGTACGATCTTAACCGCGCAGCAGAGCTCAAATACGGAAGCCTAAACTCTCTCCAGCGTCAGCTGAACGAAGCTGAGAAGGAGCTCAACGAGTACTTAAGCTCTGGCAAGTCGATGTTTAGAGAAGAGGTTTTGGGAAGTGACATAGCAGAGATCGTGAGCAAATGGACTGGCATCCCTGTCTCCAAGCTCCAACAGTCCGAGAGAGATAAGCTTCTACATCTGGAAGAGGAGCTGCATAGACGAGTAATAGGTCAGAACCCTGCAGTTACGGCCGTAGCCGAAGCGATCCAACGGTCTAGAGCCGGCCTGTCGGATCCAGGCCGTCCGATAGCTTCCTTCATGTTCATGGGACCGACAGGAGTCGGCAAAACCGAGCTGGCCAAGGCGCTAGCTTCTTACCTCTTCAACACGGAGGAAGCTCTGGTGAGGATCGACATGAGCGAGTACATGGAGAAACACGCGGTCTCGAGGCTCATCGGAGCTCCTCCCGGATACGTGGGCTACGAGGAAGGAGGGCAGTTGACTGAAGTGGTTAGGAGGAGGCCTTACTCGGTCATCCTCTTCGACGAGATCGAGAAGGCTCATGGAGATGTGTTCAACGTGTTTCTCCAGATCTTGGACGATGGGAGGGTTACTGACTCTCAGGGACGTACGGTGAGTTTCACCAATACGGTTATTATCATGACCTCGAACGTTGGCTCGCAGTATATACTGAACAACAACGCGGATGATGAGGGGAGTGAGCTTGGTTATGAGACAATTAAGCAGAGAGTGATGGATGCTGCGAGATCGATCTTTCGTCCTGAGTTTATGAATAGGGTTGATGAGTATATAGTTTTCCAGCCTCTTGACCGTGAGCAGATCAACCGCATCGTCCGGTTACAG CTGGCTCGTGTGCAGAAGCGGATTGCGGATAGGAAAATGAAGATAGAGATCACAGATGCGGCGGTGGATCTTCTCGGGAGCCTCGGGTATGATCCTAACTATGGAGCTAGACCTGTCAAGCGTGTGATACAGCAGAACATTGAGAACGAGCTGGCGAAAGGTATCTTGAGAGGTGATTTCAAGGAAGAAGATGGCATTCTGATCGATACAGAGGTCACAGCGTTCTCCAATGGTCAGTTACCTCAGCAAAAGCTCACATTCAAAAAGATTGCGTCAGAAACGGCAGATGCTgagaaggaggaagaagaagctttcTCAAAACAGAGCAATTGA
- the LOC106372154 gene encoding cyclic nucleotide-gated ion channel 2, translated as MRITHSYLPWPIQSPLSTSLSNLHLQIFCLSHGGSSISIMPSHTNFLFRWIGLFSQKLRRETAGISENNGGESSSSSDDTPVLSSGECYACTQVGVPAFHSTSCDQANAPEWRASAGSSLVPIQEGSAPTNPVRPRLRRLKGPFGEVLDPRSKRVQRWNRALLLARGMALAVDPLFFYALSIGRTTGPACLYMDGAFAAVVTVVRTCLDALHLWHVWLQFRLAYVSRESLVVGCGKLVWDPRAIASHYARSLTGFWFDVIVILPVPQAVFWLVVPKLIREEKVKLIMTILLLIFLFQFLPKIYHCICLMRRMQKVTGYIFGTIWWGFALNLIAYFIASHVAGGCWYVLAIQRVASCIRQQCMRTANCNLSLSCQEEVCYQFVSPTSTIGFPCLSGNLTSVVKKPMCLDSDGPFRYGIYGWALPVISSNSLAVKILYPIFWGLMTLSTFGNDLEPTSNWLEVVFSIVMVLSGLLLFTLLIGNIQVFLHAVMAKKRKMQIRCRDMEWWMKRRQLPSRLRQRVRRFERQRWTALGGEDELELIQDLPPGLRRDIKRYLCVDLINNVPLFRGMDDLILDNICDRAKPRVYSKDEKIIREGDPVQRMIFIMRGRVKRNQSLSKGVVATSTLEPGGYLGDELLSWCLRRPFIDRLPPSSATFVCLDNIEAFSLGSEDLRYITDHFRYKFANERLKRTARYYSSNWRTWAAVNIQMSWRRYRKRTCGGVGGSMSPVSEHSVEGNSERRLLQYAAMFMSIRPHDHLE; from the exons ATGCGTATCACACACTCTTACCTTCCTTGGCCTATACAATCTCCTCTTTCTACCTCTCTCTCCAATCTCCACCTGCAAATCTTCTGTCTCTCCCATGGTGGTTCCTCTATTTCAATCATGCCCTCTCACACCAACTTCCTCTTCag GTGGATTGGACTGTTTTCTCAGAAACTCCGCCGGGAAACAGCTGGAATCTCGGAAAACAACGGTGGAGAATCGAGCAGCAGTAGCGACGACACGCCGGTGCTGAGCTCCGGCGAGTGTTACGCATGCACTCAAGTAGGCGTACCGGCCTTCCACTCCACAAGCTGCGATCAAGCCAACGCGCCGGAGTGGCGTGCCTCAGCCGGGTCCTCACTAGTCCCGATCCAGGAAGGATCCGCACCCACCAACCCGGTTCGACCCCGGCTCAGACGTCTCAAGGGCCCGTTCGGAGAAGTTCTCGATCCCAGGAGCAAGCGCGTGCAGAGGTGGAACCGCGCGTTGCTTCTAGCTCGCGGGATGGCCTTGGCGGTGGATCCGCTCTTCTTCTACGCGCTCTCCATCGGGAGAACTACTGGACCCGCGTGTCTCTACATGGACGGCGCGTTCGCTGCTGTTGTAACGGTCGTTCGCACGTGCCTGGATGCTCTTCATCTGTGGCACGTGTGGCTTCAGTTTAGGCTGGCTTACGTCTCGAGAGAGTCACTCGTGGTTGGGTGTGGGAAACTCGTTTGGGATCCACGCGCCATCGCGTCTCACTATGCACGCTCGCTTACTGGCTTCTGGTTTGATGTTATAGTCATCCTCCCGGTTCCGCAG GCTGTGTTTTGGTTAGTGGTGCCAAAACTGATAAGAGAAGAGAAGGTTAAGCTGATAATGACGATCCTTCTGCTGATCTTCTTGTTCCAGTTCCTCCCCAAGATTTATCACTGCATCTGCTTGATGAGAAGGATGCAGAAGGTCACTGGTTACATTTTCGGGACTATTTGGTGGGGTTTTGCTCTTAACCTCATCGCTTATTTCATCGCTTCTCAT GTAGCTGGGGGATGCTGGTATGTTCTTGCAATACAGCGTGTCGCTTCTTGTATCAGACAGCAGTGCATGAGGACTGCGAACTGTAACCTGAGTCTGTCTTGCCAAGAAGAGGTCTGTTACCAATTCGTGTCACCCACTAGCACAATTGGGTTTCCATGCTTATCTGGAAACCTCACCAGTGTGGTTAAGAAGCCTATGTGCTTAGACTCTGACGGACCATTCCGATATGGTATCTACGGTTGGGCACTTCCGGTCATCTCCAGCAACTCTCTTGCGGTTAAGATACTTTACCCTATCTTCTGGGGGCTAATGACTCTCAG CACATTCGGGAACGATCTTGAGCCCACAAGCAACTGGCTTGAGGTGGTTTTCAGCATAGTTATGGTCCTTAGCGGGTTATTACTCTTCACTCTGTTGATCGGAAACATTCAG GTGTTTTTGCACGCGGTGATGGCAAAGAAGAGGAAAATGCAGATACGGTGTAGGGATATGGAATGGTGGATGAAACGTAGGCAGTTGCCTTCTCGGTTAAGACAGAGAGTTAGGAGATTTGAGCGGCAGAGATGGACTGCCTTGGGTGGAGAAGACGAGCTGGAACTTATACAAGATCTGCCTCCGGGTCTTCGGAGAGATATTAAGAGATATCTTTGCGTTGATCTCATTAACAAT gtTCCATTGTTCAGGGGCATGGACGATTTGATCCTAGACAACATTTGCGATCGTGCTAAGCCTCGTGTCTACTCTAAAGACGAAAAG ATTATCCGAGAAGGAGATCCTGTACAGAGAATGATATTCATCATGCGTGGGAGAGTGAAACGTAACCAGAGCCTAAGCAAAGGCGTTGTAGCCACTAGTACGCTCGAACCAGGCGGCTACTTAGGCGACGAGCTACTCTCGTGGTGCCTACGTCGTCCATTTATCGACCGTCTTCCTCCTTCCTCCGCAACATTTGTCTGTCTAGACAACATCGAAGCGTTTTCCCTGGGATCAGAAGATCTTAGGTACATAACCGATCATTTCCGCTATAAATTCGCAAACGAGCGCCTTAAGAGGACTGCAAGATACTACTCCTCAAACTGGAGGACGTGGGCTGCGGTGAATATACAAATGTCGTGGCGCCGGTACAGGAAGAGAACATGTGGTGGTGTAGGCGGTTCGATGAGTCCTGTGTCGGAACATAGCGTTGAAGGTAACAGTGAACGCCGTTTGCTTCAGTATGCAGCAATGTTCATGTCCATCCGACCGCATGATCATCTCgagtaa